The genomic stretch GCCTATCGTTGGATGGTCGAAAAACAGCTCCAAGCTATTCCTTCGTCGTGGGAGATCGAAGTGCACTTCACCCCGGCCGAAGCGGCCGCGGAAATGCAGGAATGGCTCCAGCCGCTCGCCAAAGGCCTCCCCCTCTCCTTCGTCCCGCAAAGCGAGGGCGATCTCGGCCAACGGCTCCACCACGCCGCCACCCTTGCCAAGATGCCAGCCGTCTTTCTAGGCGGCGATTGCCCTCAGATCGATGACTCCCTCCTCCAAGCCGTCGAGGCCGCTCTTCATCAAGACTTGGCCGTCCTCTCTCTCTCGACCGATGGCGGCTATTGTCTCTTAGGGCTGCCGGAATATCGCGAAGGAGTCTTCCAAAAGATCGCCTGGAGCACGGAGAAAACCGGGCGCCAACAACTGGATCGACTTCGAGAAAGTGGCCATTCGGTCCAGACCCTTGCGCCTCTCTCCGATGTCGACACCTTGGCGGATTGGGAAGCGGTTCCGGATCGCCCACGATTTTCGGAATAAAGCCTGCTCCCCTCCACTCGCTCTCTCCAACTATGAAAGCCGAAGTCGCTACCAAGGAACGCTACGCCGCCGCCGCCCAGTCCCAAGAACCAGCCCTCTGCTGCCCGGTCGATTACAATCCGGAGTTCCTCAAGGTCATCCCCGACATCGTGA from Verrucomicrobiota bacterium encodes the following:
- a CDS encoding TIGR04282 family arsenosugar biosynthesis glycosyltransferase, which produces MPIAVLMLKAPRPGLVKTRLAKDLGPEAACLAYRWMVEKQLQAIPSSWEIEVHFTPAEAAAEMQEWLQPLAKGLPLSFVPQSEGDLGQRLHHAATLAKMPAVFLGGDCPQIDDSLLQAVEAALHQDLAVLSLSTDGGYCLLGLPEYREGVFQKIAWSTEKTGRQQLDRLRESGHSVQTLAPLSDVDTLADWEAVPDRPRFSE